The following proteins come from a genomic window of Geothrix edaphica:
- the secE gene encoding preprotein translocase subunit SecE translates to MIGAIKQQARDLFAELDRVDWPSKEKVLTSTWTVVIVSVFVGVYLWSVDWVLSKAFAALWLKTR, encoded by the coding sequence GTGATCGGCGCCATCAAGCAGCAGGCCAGGGATCTGTTCGCAGAACTCGACCGGGTGGACTGGCCCAGCAAGGAGAAAGTGCTGACCTCGACCTGGACGGTGGTGATCGTCTCGGTGTTCGTCGGCGTCTACCTGTGGTCCGTGGACTGGGTCCTCTCCAAGGCCTTTGCGGCCTTGTGGCTGAAGACGCGTTGA
- the rplK gene encoding 50S ribosomal protein L11, with the protein MAKKVTGYIKLQLPAGEATPAPPVGPALGQHGVNIMEFVKQFNAKSVSAVEKGTTLPVVITVYADRSFSFILKTPPAAVLIKKKLGLDKGSPTPNKQKVGKITKAQLAEIAKVKMPDLTAGSLEAAVRSIAGSARSMGVEVVD; encoded by the coding sequence ATGGCAAAGAAGGTCACCGGCTACATCAAGCTGCAGCTGCCCGCGGGCGAGGCCACCCCGGCTCCTCCCGTCGGCCCCGCGCTGGGCCAGCACGGCGTCAACATCATGGAGTTCGTGAAGCAGTTCAACGCGAAGTCCGTGAGCGCGGTCGAGAAGGGCACCACCCTGCCCGTCGTCATCACCGTCTACGCCGACCGCAGCTTCAGCTTCATCCTCAAGACCCCGCCCGCCGCCGTGCTGATCAAGAAGAAGCTCGGCCTGGACAAGGGCAGCCCCACGCCCAACAAGCAGAAGGTCGGCAAGATCACCAAGGCCCAGCTCGCCGAGATCGCCAAGGTGAAGATGCCCGACCTCACCGCCGGCAGCCTCGAGGCCGCCGTCCGTTCCATCGCCGGCTCCGCGCGCTCCATGGGTGTCGAAGTCGTCGACTGA
- the rpmG gene encoding 50S ribosomal protein L33, producing MRDIVHLQCTECKRKNYSTTKNKKTTTGKLEFNKFCRFCGGYKIHREAK from the coding sequence ATGCGCGACATCGTCCACTTGCAGTGCACGGAATGCAAGCGTAAGAACTACAGCACCACCAAGAACAAGAAGACCACCACAGGCAAGCTTGAATTCAACAAGTTCTGCCGCTTCTGTGGCGGATACAAGATTCACCGCGAGGCCAAGTAG
- the rlmB gene encoding 23S rRNA (guanosine(2251)-2'-O)-methyltransferase RlmB, whose translation MRYLGPHACEEALARGELHTVWIAPAAFGRLAKFVGEARGAGVVIHREPMDGLDRRAQGQRHQGVLGEGGPFAYVEFEEVLARLKAKGDTALVLALDGVTDPHNLGAILRSAAAAAVDGVILPERRSAAVNETVVRASAGTAGRVPVCRVVNLGRALDDLKEAGGWIYGLAAGEGSRDYLEEPFDRATVLVMGAEGEGLHLKIRERCDGLLHIPMPGGIESLNVSAAAAVTLFRVLARRQP comes from the coding sequence ATGCGCTACTTGGGGCCCCACGCCTGCGAAGAGGCCCTGGCCAGGGGCGAGCTGCACACGGTCTGGATCGCACCCGCGGCCTTCGGGCGGCTGGCGAAGTTTGTGGGTGAAGCCCGGGGCGCGGGCGTGGTCATCCACCGCGAGCCCATGGACGGCCTGGATCGCCGGGCCCAAGGGCAGCGCCACCAGGGCGTGCTGGGCGAGGGCGGGCCCTTCGCCTATGTGGAGTTCGAGGAAGTCCTCGCCCGCCTCAAGGCCAAGGGCGACACGGCGCTGGTCCTGGCCCTGGATGGCGTGACCGATCCCCACAACCTGGGCGCCATCCTGCGTTCCGCGGCGGCGGCCGCGGTGGACGGCGTGATCCTGCCCGAGCGGCGCTCCGCGGCCGTGAACGAGACGGTGGTGCGGGCCAGCGCGGGCACGGCGGGCCGCGTGCCCGTGTGCCGCGTGGTGAACCTGGGCCGCGCCCTGGACGACCTCAAGGAGGCCGGGGGCTGGATCTATGGCCTGGCGGCCGGCGAGGGCAGCCGCGACTATCTGGAGGAACCCTTCGACCGCGCCACGGTGCTGGTCATGGGGGCCGAGGGCGAGGGCCTGCACCTCAAGATCCGCGAGCGCTGCGATGGCCTGCTGCACATCCCCATGCCCGGCGGCATCGAGAGCCTGAACGTCTCCGCCGCCGCCGCGGTGACGCTCTTCCGGGTCCTGGCCCGGCGGCAACCGTGA
- the nusG gene encoding transcription termination/antitermination protein NusG: MTDLVSTPLDTAVPAQPQGRELKWFIIHTYSGYEAKVMEHLRQRIKMEERDENFGDIQIPEETYEEMKVDAKSGKKERVVKKRKSFPGYLLVQIQVERKPGGSVEMADADWHLVRNTPKVTSFVGANKKRPTPLTDEEVRQIMHHTEETQEKPKPKYHFEKGEKVRIIDGPFANFEGDVEEIHEERSTIKVMVTVFGRSTPVELDFIQVEKR; the protein is encoded by the coding sequence ATGACTGATCTCGTGAGCACTCCCTTGGATACGGCAGTCCCGGCGCAGCCGCAGGGCCGCGAACTCAAGTGGTTCATCATCCACACCTACTCGGGCTACGAAGCCAAGGTGATGGAGCACCTCCGCCAGCGCATCAAGATGGAAGAGCGCGACGAGAACTTCGGGGACATCCAGATCCCCGAGGAGACCTACGAGGAGATGAAGGTCGACGCCAAGTCCGGCAAGAAGGAGCGCGTCGTCAAGAAGCGCAAGTCGTTCCCCGGCTACCTCCTCGTGCAGATCCAGGTGGAGCGCAAGCCTGGCGGCTCCGTCGAGATGGCCGACGCCGACTGGCACCTGGTGCGCAACACGCCCAAGGTGACCAGCTTCGTGGGGGCCAACAAGAAGCGGCCCACGCCCCTGACGGACGAGGAAGTCCGCCAGATCATGCACCACACCGAAGAGACGCAGGAGAAGCCCAAGCCCAAGTATCACTTCGAGAAGGGCGAGAAGGTCCGCATCATCGACGGCCCCTTCGCCAACTTCGAGGGCGATGTGGAGGAGATCCACGAGGAGCGCTCCACCATCAAGGTCATGGTCACGGTGTTCGGCCGTTCCACCCCCGTGGAACTGGACTTCATCCAGGTCGAGAAGAGGTGA
- a CDS encoding TSUP family transporter codes for MAISLPTLALLMLAALLAGFIDAVVGGGGLITVPALMLGLPAGTPLPTLLGTNKVVAVTGTTMAAGKFLRSGALAWREMVVPVLASALGASGGVWLTYRVHADFLKPVMLGLLVAMLAFTLLKPDLGSLHAPRYGLRHQRGLAALIALALGFYDGFFGPGTGSVLIFLFVAVLGFDFLRSSALAKSVNWASNITSMGLFVWQGSWLPSVALGMAAANGVGGYLGAHVALNKGSGWVRGVFIAVVGALILRLGWQVLRG; via the coding sequence GTGGCGATCAGCCTCCCCACCCTCGCCCTCCTCATGCTCGCCGCCCTGCTGGCGGGGTTCATCGATGCGGTGGTGGGCGGGGGGGGCCTCATCACGGTGCCCGCGCTGATGCTCGGTCTGCCGGCGGGCACGCCGCTGCCCACGCTGCTGGGCACCAACAAGGTGGTGGCGGTCACGGGCACGACCATGGCGGCGGGGAAGTTCCTGCGGTCCGGGGCCCTGGCCTGGCGCGAGATGGTGGTGCCGGTGCTGGCCTCGGCTCTGGGGGCCTCGGGCGGCGTCTGGCTCACCTACCGGGTGCACGCCGACTTCCTGAAGCCGGTCATGCTCGGCCTGCTGGTGGCCATGCTGGCCTTCACCCTGCTGAAGCCGGACCTGGGCAGCCTGCACGCGCCCCGGTACGGCCTCCGCCACCAGCGGGGCCTGGCGGCGCTCATCGCCCTGGCCCTGGGGTTCTATGACGGGTTCTTCGGCCCCGGCACCGGCTCAGTGCTGATCTTCCTGTTCGTGGCGGTGCTGGGCTTCGACTTCCTGCGGTCCTCGGCCCTGGCCAAGAGCGTGAACTGGGCCTCGAACATCACCTCCATGGGGCTCTTCGTCTGGCAGGGCAGCTGGCTGCCCTCGGTGGCCCTCGGCATGGCCGCCGCGAACGGCGTGGGGGGCTACCTGGGCGCCCACGTGGCCCTCAACAAGGGCAGCGGCTGGGTGCGGGGCGTCTTCATCGCCGTGGTGGGGGCCCTGATTCTGCGCTTGGGCTGGCAGGTCCTCCGCGGCTAG
- the frr gene encoding ribosome recycling factor, whose product MSAQTPDAILQETKRRMHASVEALKKEMATIRTGRANASLLDNVHVDYYGSVVPVNQMATVSVPEAGMLVIQPFDKSAIKAIETAILKSELGINPGNDGNVIRLPIPMLTEERRRELVKVLHRLGEEIKTGVRNIRRDANEDVKKLEKLKEGHISEDAAKKALDDIQKLTDAHTKEIDEALKHKEAEILKV is encoded by the coding sequence ATGTCCGCCCAGACCCCCGACGCCATCCTGCAGGAAACCAAGCGCCGCATGCATGCCTCCGTGGAGGCGCTGAAGAAGGAGATGGCCACCATCCGCACGGGCCGGGCCAACGCCAGCCTGCTGGACAACGTGCACGTGGACTACTACGGTTCCGTGGTGCCGGTGAACCAGATGGCCACCGTCTCGGTGCCCGAGGCCGGCATGCTCGTGATCCAGCCCTTCGACAAGAGCGCCATCAAGGCCATCGAGACCGCCATCCTCAAGTCGGAGCTGGGCATCAACCCCGGCAACGACGGCAACGTGATCCGCCTGCCCATCCCCATGCTCACCGAGGAGCGCCGCCGGGAGCTGGTGAAGGTGCTGCACCGCCTGGGCGAGGAGATCAAGACCGGCGTGCGCAACATCCGCCGGGACGCCAACGAGGACGTGAAGAAGCTCGAGAAGCTCAAGGAGGGCCACATCTCCGAGGACGCCGCCAAGAAGGCCCTGGACGACATCCAGAAGCTCACTGACGCGCACACCAAGGAGATCGACGAGGCCCTGAAGCACAAGGAAGCGGAGATTTTGAAAGTCTGA
- the rplL gene encoding 50S ribosomal protein L7/L12, translating into MALTADQLIAEIETMTVLDLANLVKALEDRFGVSAAAMAAPAAGGAAPAAAAEEQTEFNVILADAGANKLNVIKAVREIVAGLGLKEAKDLVDGAPKPVKEGVAKDEAAKIKEKLEAAGAKVEIK; encoded by the coding sequence ATGGCTCTCACCGCTGATCAGCTCATCGCTGAAATCGAAACCATGACCGTGCTCGACCTGGCCAACCTGGTCAAGGCCCTCGAGGACCGCTTCGGCGTGTCCGCCGCCGCCATGGCCGCTCCCGCCGCCGGCGGCGCCGCCCCGGCTGCCGCTGCCGAAGAGCAGACCGAGTTCAATGTCATCCTGGCTGACGCCGGCGCCAACAAGCTGAACGTCATCAAGGCCGTCCGCGAGATCGTCGCCGGCCTGGGCCTCAAGGAAGCCAAGGACCTCGTTGACGGCGCCCCCAAGCCCGTCAAGGAAGGCGTGGCCAAGGACGAAGCCGCCAAGATCAAGGAAAAGCTCGAAGCCGCTGGCGCCAAGGTCGAGATCAAGTAG
- a CDS encoding alpha/beta hydrolase, which produces MRALRLLAPLAALIAAAPLAPALAAAPATTDMALTSADGFALKGTLTLPGTKGKAPVVILAHQFGSDRSGWAPLTEKLLARGIGVLALDLRGHGESAMKGGTETRVSADFMTSAKAVGFDHIPADLAQAAVWLRKQPGVDGRRLGLAGSSVGAFSVLLAAPEVKPVAILSLSPAGTAAFGDSARDRLKGAVLRSRPSVLVLASADDKDAAENAQALKDLPGVAVDLKDGKDHGFAYFKDCSDLMAVYFGEYLTYHHTGKRYAEGHPKASAPAPATPEGMTGGPAPADKKPAAPATK; this is translated from the coding sequence ATGCGCGCACTCCGTCTGCTGGCTCCTCTTGCGGCCCTGATCGCGGCCGCTCCCCTGGCCCCCGCGCTGGCCGCCGCGCCAGCCACCACCGACATGGCCCTCACCAGCGCCGACGGCTTCGCCCTCAAGGGCACGCTGACCCTGCCCGGCACGAAGGGCAAGGCCCCAGTGGTGATCCTGGCCCACCAGTTCGGCTCGGACCGCAGCGGCTGGGCGCCCCTGACCGAGAAGCTGCTGGCCCGGGGCATCGGCGTGCTGGCCCTGGACCTCCGCGGCCACGGCGAGAGCGCCATGAAGGGCGGGACCGAGACCCGGGTCAGCGCCGACTTCATGACCTCGGCCAAGGCGGTTGGCTTCGACCACATCCCCGCGGATCTGGCCCAGGCCGCCGTCTGGCTCCGCAAGCAGCCCGGCGTGGACGGCCGCCGCCTCGGCCTGGCGGGCTCCAGCGTGGGCGCCTTCTCGGTGCTCCTGGCCGCGCCGGAAGTGAAGCCCGTGGCCATCCTCAGCCTGAGCCCGGCCGGCACCGCCGCCTTCGGCGACAGCGCCCGGGACCGGCTGAAGGGGGCCGTGCTCCGCAGCCGCCCCTCCGTGCTGGTGCTGGCCTCCGCGGATGACAAGGACGCCGCCGAGAACGCCCAGGCCCTGAAGGACCTGCCCGGCGTGGCCGTGGACCTGAAGGACGGCAAGGACCACGGGTTCGCCTACTTCAAGGACTGCTCCGACCTCATGGCCGTCTACTTCGGGGAGTACCTCACCTACCACCACACGGGGAAGCGGTACGCGGAGGGCCATCCCAAGGCTTCCGCCCCCGCCCCTGCCACGCCGGAAGGCATGACCGGCGGCCCGGCGCCGGCCGACAAGAAGCCCGCCGCTCCGGCCACCAAATAG
- the rplA gene encoding 50S ribosomal protein L1: protein MAKPGKKYRAAAAKIEDRPYELKDALTVVKDAAYAKFDETVEVHMRLGVDPRHADQMVRGTIVLPHGTGKTMRVAVIAGGEKIKEAEAAGAEIVGGDELVEKIAGGFLDFDALVATPDMMKGVGRLGKVLGPRGLMPNPKTGTVTFDVVKAIKEIKAGKVEYRVDKTGIIHAPVGKLSFGVEKLEENAKALIDAVQKAKPATAKGKYVKTMFIASTMGPSVTLNTSVEK from the coding sequence ATGGCAAAACCTGGAAAGAAGTACCGGGCTGCCGCGGCCAAGATCGAAGATCGCCCCTATGAGCTGAAAGATGCGCTCACTGTCGTGAAGGACGCGGCCTACGCCAAGTTCGACGAGACGGTCGAAGTGCACATGCGGCTCGGTGTGGATCCCCGCCACGCGGACCAGATGGTCCGTGGCACCATCGTCCTGCCGCACGGAACGGGCAAGACCATGCGTGTGGCGGTGATCGCGGGTGGCGAGAAGATCAAGGAAGCGGAAGCGGCGGGCGCCGAGATCGTGGGCGGGGACGAGCTGGTGGAGAAGATCGCCGGCGGATTCCTCGACTTCGATGCCCTGGTCGCGACCCCCGACATGATGAAGGGCGTCGGTCGGCTGGGTAAGGTGCTGGGCCCCCGTGGCCTCATGCCCAACCCCAAGACCGGCACCGTGACCTTCGATGTGGTCAAGGCCATCAAGGAGATCAAGGCCGGCAAGGTGGAGTACCGCGTCGACAAGACCGGCATCATCCACGCGCCCGTGGGCAAGCTCTCCTTCGGCGTCGAGAAGCTGGAAGAGAACGCCAAGGCGCTCATCGATGCCGTCCAGAAGGCCAAGCCCGCCACGGCGAAGGGCAAGTACGTGAAGACGATGTTCATCGCCTCCACGATGGGCCCCTCGGTCACCCTCAACACCAGTGTTGAGAAGTAG
- the tuf gene encoding elongation factor Tu has translation MAKEKFDRSKPHVNIGTIGHVDHGKTTLTAAITFILAKKFGGETKSYDQIDSAPEEKARGITINTAHVEYQTEKRHYAHVDCPGHADYVKNMITGAAQMDGAILVVAATDGPMPQTREHILLARQVGVPYIVVFMNKIDIADPELAELVEMEIRDLLSSYQYPGDEIPIIKGSARLALDHADTPDHADCKCILELMDAVDAYIPDPVRAIDKPFIMPVEDVFTITGRGTVVTGRIEQGIVKVGEEIEIIGLKDTVKKVVTGVEMFRKSLDQGQAGDNAGILLRGVERKDVERGQVLAKPGSITPHTKFNAQVYVLTKEEGGRHTPFFNKYRPQFYFRTTDVTGSIELEAGREMVMPGDNVTLTVELIQPIAMDKGLKFAIREGGRTVGAGNVGEILA, from the coding sequence GTGGCCAAAGAGAAATTCGACCGTTCCAAGCCCCACGTCAACATCGGCACCATCGGCCACGTGGACCACGGCAAAACCACACTGACCGCAGCCATCACCTTCATCCTCGCGAAGAAGTTCGGCGGCGAGACGAAGTCGTACGACCAGATCGACTCCGCGCCTGAAGAGAAGGCCCGCGGGATCACGATCAACACCGCCCACGTCGAGTACCAGACCGAGAAGCGCCACTACGCGCACGTCGACTGCCCCGGCCACGCCGACTACGTGAAGAACATGATCACCGGCGCGGCCCAGATGGACGGCGCCATCCTCGTGGTCGCCGCCACCGACGGCCCCATGCCCCAGACCCGTGAGCACATCCTGCTCGCCCGTCAGGTCGGCGTGCCCTACATCGTGGTCTTCATGAACAAGATCGACATCGCCGATCCCGAGCTCGCCGAGCTGGTCGAGATGGAGATCCGCGACCTCCTGTCCTCCTACCAGTACCCCGGCGACGAGATCCCCATCATCAAGGGTTCCGCCCGCCTGGCCCTGGATCACGCCGACACCCCCGACCACGCGGACTGCAAGTGCATCCTCGAGCTCATGGATGCCGTCGACGCCTACATCCCCGATCCCGTCCGCGCCATCGACAAGCCCTTCATCATGCCCGTCGAGGACGTGTTCACGATCACCGGCCGCGGCACCGTGGTGACCGGCCGCATCGAGCAGGGCATCGTCAAGGTCGGCGAGGAGATCGAGATCATCGGCCTCAAGGACACCGTCAAGAAGGTCGTGACCGGCGTCGAGATGTTCCGCAAGTCCCTGGACCAGGGCCAGGCTGGCGACAACGCCGGCATCCTGCTCCGCGGCGTGGAGCGCAAGGATGTGGAGCGCGGCCAGGTGCTCGCCAAGCCCGGCAGCATCACCCCCCACACCAAGTTCAACGCCCAGGTGTACGTGCTGACCAAGGAAGAGGGCGGCCGCCACACCCCCTTCTTCAACAAGTACCGTCCCCAGTTCTACTTCCGCACCACTGACGTGACCGGCTCCATCGAGCTCGAGGCTGGCCGCGAGATGGTGATGCCCGGCGACAATGTCACCCTGACGGTCGAGCTGATCCAGCCCATCGCCATGGACAAGGGCCTGAAGTTCGCCATCCGCGAGGGTGGACGTACCGTGGGCGCCGGCAACGTGGGCGAGATCCTGGCCTAA
- a CDS encoding OmpP1/FadL family transporter, whose product MAQVVRGVIGAGLVLGAAALPLAAQSMALPAVDPVGIARSGAQVAYGYSLEAATANPALLASLKEKSGFYLTAGMELSSSQQSLESNQRTSFSFDRNRFIGGFGLARRLSPTLTLGLKLDEPYLRHGRLLDDAPSRYFGDGLDLSARRLEGQAAWALNPNMSIGLGLGLARLGFESSSVMRFGVPLDPTQPASGTNPVQGLVEQRVAQSGNKLVPSYSLGFRWALSPRWTLGATHQSGLKGDLDLHAGFRDASLGVYNNDGLSQPLAGTAPRAAALLGASVPVTGGAGTLELPSQTTVGIRHRAHPMVTWEADLRWTSAGLRVPALAQVVTPSGTVTAPAELPRGKSHLGVSASVEVELGKFWTLRSGLALDQRSVEDPMTEPLLGGSRTAAFSIGAGYRTWGGELNFGYQFRQSEDQDTRRLDGVWSSSGFRATGTRTRVEGMGHLLALGYKLTF is encoded by the coding sequence ATGGCGCAGGTCGTTCGTGGAGTGATCGGGGCGGGACTGGTGCTGGGCGCGGCGGCCCTGCCGTTGGCGGCCCAGAGCATGGCCCTCCCGGCCGTCGATCCCGTGGGCATCGCCCGCAGCGGGGCCCAGGTGGCCTACGGCTACAGCCTGGAGGCGGCCACGGCCAATCCGGCGCTGCTGGCCTCGCTGAAGGAGAAGAGCGGCTTCTACCTGACTGCCGGGATGGAGCTGTCCTCCAGCCAGCAGAGCCTTGAGTCGAACCAGCGGACCTCGTTCAGCTTCGACCGCAACCGCTTCATCGGCGGGTTCGGCCTGGCCAGGCGCCTGTCGCCCACGCTCACCCTCGGGCTGAAGCTGGATGAGCCGTACCTGCGCCATGGGAGGCTCCTGGATGACGCCCCCAGCCGCTACTTCGGCGACGGCCTCGACCTGTCCGCCCGCCGCCTGGAAGGGCAGGCGGCCTGGGCCCTCAATCCGAACATGTCCATCGGCCTGGGCCTCGGCCTGGCCCGGCTCGGCTTCGAATCCAGCAGCGTCATGCGCTTCGGCGTGCCCCTCGATCCCACCCAGCCCGCCTCGGGGACCAACCCCGTGCAGGGTCTGGTGGAGCAGCGGGTTGCCCAGAGCGGGAACAAGCTCGTCCCGAGCTACTCGCTGGGCTTCCGCTGGGCCCTCAGCCCGCGGTGGACCCTGGGCGCCACGCACCAGTCCGGCCTGAAGGGCGACCTCGACCTGCACGCGGGGTTCCGCGATGCCAGCCTGGGTGTCTACAACAACGACGGGCTGAGCCAGCCGCTGGCCGGGACGGCGCCCCGCGCCGCGGCGCTGCTGGGCGCTTCGGTACCCGTGACAGGCGGGGCGGGAACGCTGGAGCTGCCCTCGCAGACGACGGTGGGCATCCGTCACCGAGCCCATCCCATGGTGACCTGGGAGGCCGACCTGCGCTGGACCTCCGCGGGCCTGCGAGTCCCGGCCCTCGCCCAGGTGGTGACGCCGTCGGGCACGGTGACGGCCCCGGCGGAGCTGCCCCGCGGCAAGAGCCACCTCGGCGTCAGCGCCTCGGTGGAGGTGGAGCTGGGCAAGTTCTGGACCCTGCGGAGCGGCCTTGCCCTCGACCAGCGCTCGGTGGAGGATCCCATGACCGAACCCCTGCTGGGCGGTTCGCGGACCGCGGCCTTCTCCATCGGCGCCGGGTACCGCACCTGGGGCGGCGAGCTGAACTTCGGCTACCAGTTCCGCCAGAGCGAGGACCAGGATACCCGCCGTCTCGACGGGGTCTGGAGTTCCTCCGGCTTCCGCGCCACGGGCACTCGCACGAGGGTGGAGGGGATGGGACATCTCCTGGCCCTCGGGTACAAGCTGACGTTCTAG
- the rplJ gene encoding 50S ribosomal protein L10: MEKNQKIAEVAVLKETFASATSAVVIEFKGLVVGKDTAFRKSIRESKAQYRVSKNTLLRLAVKDTTFAALGDHFKGASAVATTKDDVIALAKAVNGFLKDNPAATFKAGIMDGKQIDAKQLQVLAELPSRDVLIAKLLYLMTYPISGLAVALEGIRKQKAGE; the protein is encoded by the coding sequence ATGGAAAAGAACCAGAAGATCGCCGAAGTCGCCGTGCTCAAGGAGACCTTCGCGTCCGCCACCTCGGCGGTCGTGATCGAATTCAAGGGTCTCGTGGTCGGGAAGGACACCGCCTTCCGCAAGAGCATCCGCGAGAGCAAGGCCCAGTACCGTGTCAGCAAGAACACCCTGCTCCGCCTGGCCGTGAAGGACACCACCTTCGCCGCCCTGGGTGATCACTTCAAGGGCGCCAGCGCCGTGGCCACCACCAAGGACGACGTCATCGCCCTGGCCAAGGCCGTCAACGGCTTCCTGAAGGACAACCCGGCCGCCACCTTCAAGGCCGGCATCATGGATGGCAAGCAGATCGACGCCAAGCAGCTCCAGGTCCTGGCCGAGCTGCCGAGCCGCGACGTGCTGATCGCCAAGCTGCTCTACCTCATGACCTATCCCATCTCCGGTCTGGCGGTCGCCCTCGAGGGCATCCGCAAGCAGAAGGCCGGCGAGTAA